From Myotis daubentonii chromosome 20, mMyoDau2.1, whole genome shotgun sequence, the proteins below share one genomic window:
- the RGS13 gene encoding regulator of G-protein signaling 13, protein MSRRTCWVCTMCRDASKRPPSNLTSEEVSQWAQSFEKLMATKYGPVVYAAYLKLEHSDENIQFWMACETYKKIASRWSRTSRAKKLYKIYIQPQSPREINIDSSTRETIIRNIQEPTPTCFEEAQKIVYTHMERDSYPRFLKSEMYQQLLKTIQPNDNS, encoded by the exons atgaGCAGGCGGACTTGCTGGGTGTGTACGATGTGCAGAGACGCGTCGAAGAGGCCCCCTTCAAA CCTTACTTCGGAGGAAGTGTCACAGTGGGCCCAGTCTTTTGAGAAGCTGATGGCGACAAAAT ATGGGCCGGTAGTCTACGCGGCATACCTGAAGCTGGAGCACAGCGACGAGAACATCCAGTTCTGGATGGCCTGTGAGACCTACAAGAAAATCGCCTCGCGATGGAGCAGAACTTCTCGGGCGAAGAAGCTTTACAAGATCTACATCCAGCCACAGTCCCCTAGAGAG ATTAACATTGACAGTTCGACAAGAGAAACCATCATCAGGAATATTCAAGAACCCACTCCAACGTGCTTTGAAGAGGCTCAAAAAATCGTGTATACGCACATGGAGAGAGACTCATACCCCAGGTTTCTCAAGTCGGAGATGTACCAGCAACTTCTGAAGACTATTCAGCCCAATGACAATTCCTGA